From Uloborus diversus isolate 005 chromosome 8, Udiv.v.3.1, whole genome shotgun sequence, a single genomic window includes:
- the LOC129228509 gene encoding histone-lysine N-methyltransferase SETMAR-like, whose translation MATPQQKAQCVIWLIETNSVVTVQRKFRRSYGVDPPTDKTIRQWLSAFKETGSVLKQKSSGRPRVSQENVDRIRASCTRSPNKSVTRRSLELGLPRSTVHKVIHKRLRLTAYKIQLLHHMKPADKVKRFDISVSMLDKIDEDNDFLKSVVFSDEATFHVNGTVNRHNCRIWGSEPPHEFIEYERDTPKVNVWCALMHDRVIGPFIFAERNINGDVYCDMLEEYVYPQLDDIEAEKGLVYFQQDGAPPHFSLRVRESLDARLGNRWIGREGPIPWPPRSPDMTPLDFFFWGHIKNLVYAEKIRNVRHLRERIVNCVASVPPDMLARTWEEVEYRFDVCRATNGAHIELY comes from the coding sequence ATGGCGACGCCTCAACAAAAGGCTCAATGTGTTATTTGGCTCATAGAAACTAATTCTGTTGTTACTGTACAAAGAAAATTTCGACGTAGCTATGGTGTTGACCCGCCTACAGACAAAACAATTCGTCAGTGGTTAAGTGCGTTCAAGGAAACAGGAAGTGTTTTGAAGCAAAAGTCGTCGGGTAGGCCGCGTGTGTCTCAAGAGAATGTGGACAGAATCCGAGCTTCATGCACTCGAAGCCCTAATAAATCGGTAACAAGACGCAGTCTGGAGTTGGGGTTACCAAGATCAACAGTCCATAAGGTCATTCATAAAAGACTTCGTTTAACTGCCTACAAGATTCAACTTTTACACCATATGAAACCGGCAGACAAGGTTAAGAGATTCGACATTTCTGTTTCCATGCTGGATAAAATTGATGaagataatgattttttaaaaagtgtggtTTTTAGTGATGAAGCTACTTTTCATGTGAACGGAACTGTAAACAGGCATAATTGCAGAATTTGGGGTTCAGAGCCGCCCCATGAGTTTATTGAGTACGAACGTGACACGCCCAAAGTGAATGTTTGGTGTGCTCTTATGCATGACAGAGTCATAGGTCCCTTCATTTTTGCCGAAAGGAATATCAATGGTGATGTCTATTGTGACATGTTAGAGGAGTATGTTTATCCTCAGTTGGATGACATTGAGGCGGAGAAAGGTTTAGTTTACTTCCAACAAGATGGGGCGCCGCCACACTTCAGTTTGCGTGTGCGTGAGTCACTGGACGCTCGTTTGGGAAACAGGTGGATTGGAAGGGAAGGACCTATTCCATGGCCACCAAGGAGCCCTGATATGACTCCGTTGGACTTTTTCTTCTGGGGGCATATCAAGAATCTTGTGTATGcggaaaaaattcgaaatgttcGCCATCTCAGGGAACGAATAGTGAATTGCGTGGCGTCCGTTCCCCCAGACATGCTCGCCAGGACATGGGAAGAGGTAGAATACCGTTTCGACGTGTGCCGTGCCACTAACGGAGCTCACATTGAACTTTACTAA